Part of the Lichenicola cladoniae genome is shown below.
ACCGCCTCGATCGCCGGGTAGTCGCGCGCCAGGGCCTCGCCTGTAACGATTCGGGCCTCGGCACCGAACGCGCGCATCGTGTGTACCGCGGTGTCGGCCAGCTCGGAGGGTCCGAGCAGGTTGGCGGGCATGTTGATCAGGTCGCGTGCCAGCCACGTGGCCCTTGCGACCGCGGCCCCGGATTCGGCACCGGCCGGAACCGCCAACAGCGCAGGCACCGACTTCGAGGCGCGCAACCGGTCGAAGCGATAGGCACCCAGGCAGAAGCCCAGCACGGCGTCGTTGACCGCCACGTCCACCGGCAATGCCAGTCTCCAGACCGGCCGCCCGGCAGCATGATCGGGTGTCGCCGCATCGGCTTCCCCGGCTTCGGATGGCCCCGCCAGCGCCATCGCCAGGCCGCCGAAGGCATACGGCCCCTGCGGACCCTCACCCGCATCGCCCAGGCCGAGGATGGCACTGGCGACGCCCGCCTCGCCCGGCATCTTCACGAGTTCACCGCTTTTCGCGGCGAACCCCTGCGCCCGCAGCCAGGCCGCGTCGGCAGGAGGCAGCGACTCGAGGAGCACCGCAAGCTGAGCCGGCCGCACGGCGCATACTTCGCGCACCACCCGGTCGGGCGACAACTCATGCTCGGCGATCAGGCAGTCAAGCGGACGATCGAACATCGTTCGGACTTTCGATAGTGGAATGGGGGGAACCCAGGAATCCTGGTCCCGGCCGCGCCACCTTGCAAACACCGGCCACCCGACCGACCATCAGGTCATGACGGGCCCACCCTTCCGGCCACATGGCCCAAACGACACGCCAGGTCGCAGCGATCCGCGGCGCGACGGCGCATTCGCACCACGGGTCAAGGCGGTGCTCGGTCCGACCAACACCGGCAAGACCCATCTCGCGATGGAGCGCCTGCTGGCGCACAGCTCGGGCATCATCGGGTTCCCGTTGCGGCTGCTTGCCCGCGAGAACTACGACCGGATGGTGGCGCAGAAGGGCGTATCCCGGGTCGGGCTGATCACCGGCGAAGAGAAAATCATGCCGCCCGATGCGCGCTGGTTCTCCTGCACGGTCGAGGCGATGCCGCTGAGCTTCCTCGGCGACCGGGCCGGCCCGGGAGCCGGCCCGGGCGATTGGTCGGGCAACGACGTCGTGACCCGCCCGGAGTTCGTCGCGGTCGACGAGATCCAGCTGTGTGCCGATCCGGATCGCGGCCACATCTTCACCGACCGCCTGCTGAACGCGCGCGGGCTGGTCGAGACCATGTTCCTCGGCGCCGAGACCATCCGGCCGCTGCTGTCCCGGCTGGTGCCGCAGATCGAGATCGAGACCCGGCCGCGCCTGTCGCAGCTTCTGCATGTCGGTCCGGTGAAGCTGACCAAGCTGCCGCCGCGGTCCGCCGTGGTGGCCTTCTCGGCCGCCGAAGTCTACGCGATCGCCGAACTGATCCGCCGGCGGCGCGGCGGCTGTGCCGTGGTCATGGGCCGGCTCTCGCCGCGCACGCGCAACGCACAGGTGGCACTCTACCAGGACAAGGAAGTCGACTACCTGGTCGCCACCGACGCCATCGGCATGGGGCTGAACATGGACGTGAACCATGTGGGCTTCGCCGGCCTCTCCAAGTTCGATGGCGCCCGGCCCCGCCGGCTCACCGCCGCCGAAGTCGCCCAGATCGCCGGCCGCGCCGGGCGCGGCATGCGCGACGGCACCTTCGGCACCACCGGCACCTGCCCGCCGATGCAGGAGGACGTCGTGGCAGCGGTCGAGGCGCACCGCTTCGATCCGCTGGAGCAGCTATTCTGGCGCAACGACCAGATCGACCTGTCCGCCCCGGACGCGCTGCTCGCCAGCCTGCAGGTGCCCCCACCGATCCGCGGCCTGGCGTCCGGCAACGAGGCATCCGACCTCCAGACCCTGCAGACACTCGGCTACGACCCGGACATACGCCGGCTCGCCGTCGGCCGGTCCGCTACCAGGCTGCTCTGGGACGCCTGCCAGATCCCCGACTTCCGCAAGCTCGGCGACGACAGCCACACCCGGCTCTGCGCCCGCGTGTTTACCGACGTGATGCAGACCGGCCGCCTGTCGGTGGCGTGGCTCGAGTCGCTGCTGAACGGCCTCAACCGGTCCGATGGCGACATCGACACGCTGATGCAGCGCCTGTCGGGCGTGCGGGTCTGTGCCTATATCGCGGCCCGCAAGGACTGGCTCGAGGACGCACCGGCCTGGCAGGCAAAAGCCCGCGAGATCGAGGACCTGCTGTCCGACGCGCTGCACGAGAAGCTGACCGCGCGCTTCGTCGACCGTCGTGCCGCACTGCTGATCCGCAGCCTCGACGAAGCGGAGCGCTCCGGCGGCACCGACCTTCTGTCCGCGGTCACCGCGCAGGGCGAGGTGGTGGTCGAGGGCCATTCGGTCGGGCACGTATCCGGCTTCTCGCTGATCCCCGATCCGCAGGCCGAGGGCCCCGAGAAACGTCTGGTGCTGCGTGCTGCGCGCCGTGCATTGCGCGAGGAAATTCCCCGCAGGGTCCAGGCGCTGTCCACCGCCCCCGATACCTCGTTCTCGCTCAGCGAGGACGGGCGGCTGATCCGCTGGGATGCCGCACCGGTCGGACGGCTGCGTCCGGGCACCGCTCTCCTTCGGCCGATGGTCGAGGTGCTGGACAGCGAGTTCCTCGATGGCGCCCAGCGCGAACGGGTGCGGGCGCGACTGCAGGCCTGTCTCGATGCGATGCTGGCCCAGGTTCTCGCTCCTTTGTTCGATGCGGAGCGCCGGGCCGCGGACGATGCCGAGCTCCGCGGCGTGCTGCACCGGCTGACCGAGCAGGGTGGGCTGGTCCCGGGGCAGGCGCGCGAGCCGATGCCGCCGGCGGTGCGCGCCAGGCTGAAACCGCTGGGCGTGCGCGCTGGCCGGTTCGCCCTGTTCATGCCGGCCTTGCTGAAACCGCGCCCGGCCCGGCTGCGGGCGATCCTGATCGCGCTGCGTGCCGGGGTTCCGCTTCCGGTACTGCCACAGGAAGGCCGGATCTCGCTGGCGAGGGACGGCGCGGCAACGGCTCCGCCCGGGTTCCTGGCCAAGCTCGGCTGGGTCGAGTGCGGGCCGATTTTGCTGCGGCTCGACATCGCGGAGAAGGTCGCAGGCGAACTCGGCTGGCTGACCCGCCGGCGGCCGACCGCGCTGCCGGCGGACATGGCATCGCGATTGTCCACGCGCCACGACCTGCTGCCGCAGATACTGCCCACGCTGGACGTGCGCATCCTGGCGCCGGTCATGCTTGGGGAGGACGCATTCGGGCCACCGGCGCCGACCATGCTGGCAGCGCACGGGCACCATGTCCGGCGTGTCGCGCATGCGCCGCATGCGTCGAGGCCGCCGCGCAAAGCCAGGCCGCCGGTCCTGTTCGGCCCGCCCCGCCCCGAAACCGCCCGGCCGGATGCCGGGACACTCGCCGGGAACGTGGCCGTCGAGACGCCATCGCCCGTACCCGTCGTACGACGGCCCAGGCCGTCCGCGCCGGCCCGCGCTCCGGTGCCGCCCCGCCCACCCGAGCCGGCACCGCGGCCAAGGCCGCCGGTCAACCCGGATAGTCCATTCGCCGTCCTCGCAGGACTGAAGTTCGGCCGCTGAGGCAGGAGTCGCATGCCTGAGAACGAGGATTCGCGGGACTGGCAGCGCCTCGACATGTGGTTGTGGTGCGCCCGCTTCCTGAAGGCGCGGTCGGATTGCGTCCGGCTGATCGAGGCGGGGCTGATCCGGATCAACCGGCAACCGACCGACAAGGCGCATGCCAGGTTGCGGCCCGGCGACGTGCTGACGCTCCCACTGCCCGTGCCCATGGCCCGCACCGGCGTGCGGGTGATCCGGGTGGTGTCGCTCGCCACCAGGCGGGGGCCGGCGCCGGAAGCACGCACGCTCTACGAGGACATTCCGGAATAGCCTGGCGGCGGCAACCGGAGCGCCCCGCTTGCGCTTGCAGGGAAAGACTTTCATATGTCGCGGCCGCAGCCCGACCTGCCCTTTCGGGGCGGCACGTTCAGCTTGCGGATTTTTCAAAGGGCGTTCGGCCAGCTTGGTGCCGGGCGCATGATCGGAGATGGCGATGACCTACGTGGTCACCGAGAATTGCATCCGCTGCAAGTACATGGACTGCGTCGAGGTATGTCCGGTCGATTGCTTCTATGCTGGCGAGAACATGCTCGTCATCAATCCAGACGAATGCATCGATTGCGGCGTGTGCGAACCGGAATGCCCGGCCGAGGCGATTTTCCCGGATAGTGACGACCGCGCCGGCGCCTGGGCCGAGACCAACACGACCTACGCAAAGACCTGGCCCAACATCACCCGCAAGGGCGTGGCGCCGGCCGATGCCGACGAGTGGAAGGACAAGCCCGACAAGGGCCCGCTGTTCTCCCCGAACCCTGCCAACTGACCAGCGCAGTTCCCGCCGCCCGCCTCCTGCTGGTGGCGGCGGGCTTCACCGTCGTCTACGTCACCTGCGTGCCGGCCGCCTTCTTCCTGGTGATGGCGGTCTTCACCTGGCAGCTGTTCCACTGGCTGCTGCTGTCGGTCCTGCTGGTGCCGGCGCTGATCGGACTCGGGCTGTTCGGGCTCGTGAAGGGGCTGATCCCGACCGGTCTGCTGATCGGCGCGGTCGCGGCGCGCACGCCCGACCTGCACTGGCCGAAGCTGCTGGCCGCCGCGACTATCCCGCTGGTCGACCTCTTCCTGCTGCGCGCATCCGTCCTGCCCCACCTGATCGAGCGCGGCAGCCTGATGCTCATGGATCATCGCGCGCTGTTCATGCTCGATACCATCGCGCCGGCCGCCGCCTCGATGCTCGTCACCCTCGCGGTTCCGCAGCGCCTGGTGCGCCGGCTGCTGGGCAGGCAGCGTGTCTACGAGGCGCCGGCGATCGGCTCCCAGCCGCCGCCGAGCGCGCGATAAAGCGCCACGAGGTCGGTCTCGATCTGCGTGTCGCTTTGCGCGAGCGAGCTCTGGCTCTGCAGCAGGGCGTTCTGCGCGGACAGGACATTGAGGAAATCGGTAGAGCCCTGCTGGAACTGCTCGCGCGCCGCGCCGAGCGCGATCTCGTTCTGCCCGGCCGCCAGCGCGGTCTCGTCACGTTGGCGCTGCGCCTGCGCATAGGCGGTGAGCGCGTTGTCGACGTCCTGCCACGCCTGCAACACGATCTTCTGGTAGTTGATCGCCGCCTCGCGCTGCTGCGACTTGCGCAGCCTGAGCGTCCCGCGCAGCCGGCCACCCTCGAACAGCGGGACATCGATCGTGGGGCCGATGCTGAAGGCGCGGGCCGGCAGGCTGAACGCATCGGCGAGACGCAGGCCCTGCGGCCCGAAACTGCCAAGCAGCGTCACGTCCGGATAGAAGTCGGCCACCGCCACCCCGGTCTCCGCAGTCGCCTGGTGCAGCCGTGCCTCTGCCTCGCGCACGTCGGGACGGCGACGCACCAGGTCGCCCGGCAGCCCGACCGGGACCCGCGGCGGCACCGTCGGCTGGACCGAGGCGGTGCGGAGTTCCGGCTCGAGCGCCCGCGGCGGCAGGGCCAGTGCCAGGCCGATCGCGTTGATCGACGCCGCGATCGACGCCTCGTAGGCCGGAAGCGTGGATGCGATCGTCGCCCGCTGCGCCTCCGCATTGGCAAGATCGAGCTTGGTGCTGACGCCGTTGGCGACCCGGCTGCGCACCAGCACCAGATTGCGGTCGGCGAGCTGCAGATTATGCTCGGCGATCGCCCTGTTCACCTGGGTGCCGCGCAGCTGCATGTAGCTCTGGGCAAGATCGGACACCGCCATCAGCGCGATCTCGTGACGAGCCTCGATCGCCGCCTCGGTGTTGGCATGCGCCGCCTCGACGCTGCGCCGGACCCGGCCGAACAGGTCGAGCTCCCATGATGCAGACATGGTGTTCTGGAACAGGTCGTATTCGAGCGGCGCGCCGGGGGCCGGCGTCACCAGCGAGATGAAGCCCTTCGGACTCTGGTGCGTGCGCATGTACTGCGGCTCGTAATCGACATGCGGCAGCCCCTGGGACACGGCGACCTCGCGTTCGGCGCGACCCTGCTGCACGCGTTCGGCCGCTGCCGCGAGGTCGAGATTCTGCCGGGCCAGCCGGTCCACCAGCGAGACCAGCTCGGGATCGTGGAAGCTGTTCCACCATCCGGTATCGACCGCGCCGCCATAGGTGTTGCTGCGCGTGGTCGCCGGCTCGCCGCCCCAGGCGGTCGGCGACGCAATCGTCGGCTTGTGGAAATCCGGGCCGACCGTGCATCCGGCGGATGCCAGGACGAGCAGCCACGAGGCCGGGGCCGAGACACGAAGCAGCGAGGCGATGCGGTTCATCTCAGCGCGCAGTCACGCGTGCGTCGGTATGCGCCTGCACTCCGGCGACATCCGCGAACCCGGTCTCGATGGTGGTCTCGACCGAGAGGCCTGCCCGCAACAGGTGGGCCTGCGGCTGGTTTGGCGAAACCAGGATCTTCACCGGCAGCCGCTGCACGATCTTGGTGAAATTGCCGGTCGCGTTGTTCGGCGGTATCGCGGAATAGACCGCCCCGGATGCCGGCGGCAGGCCCTGCACGACGCCATCGAGGATGATGTCGTAGGCATCGACATGGATGCGTACGTGCTGGCCCGGCAGCACGTGCTTCAAGGCCAGCTCGCGGTAGTTGGCGATGATGTAGACGCGGTCGAGCGGCACCAGCGTCATCAGGGTGGTTCCCGGTCCGACATAGTCACCGACCTGAGCGCTGCGCTGGCTCACCATGCCGGCCAGCGGCGCCGGGATCCGCGTATAGGACAGCGTCAGTTTCGCCTGCTCGAGCTGTGCCTCGTCCGAGTGGATGGTCGCCTGGGCAGCCTCGCCGTTCGCCTTCAGAACGTCGAGCTGATGACGCTCGGCCTCGGCGGACGCCTTCGCGCCCGCGAGCTCCGCCTGCTGCTGAGCCAGCGTCGACTCGGCCTGCTGGCTGTTCTGCTGCGTGCCGGCGCCGGAGCTGGCGAGGTTCCGGTAGCGGGTCCGGTCCGCCTGCGCGAGCGCCAGCCGCGCCTGGATCCCGGTGACGTTGAAGTCCCGCTGCTGGATCAGCGAAGGCTGCCGCTGCACGTTGGCAAGTGCATCGCGCAACTGTGCGCGATCACGTTCCAAAGCCGCCTCGGCGGACACCACCGCGATCTGTTGGTCGCGATCGTCGAGCGTCACCAGCGCCTGGCCGGCCGGCACCATGTCGTTGTCATCGACCGAGACCGCGCTGACCTGTCCCGAGATACGCGGTGCGATGGAGGCGTAATGCACCATCACGTAGGCGTCGTTGGTCCAGACCTTGCTGTTCGGCACGAAGATGATCGCCAGCACGATTCCGATGAAGCCGAGCACGACGATCCCGGCGACAAACCAGGGCCAGCGCGGCGTCGGTTTCTCCGGCTTCGCGTCCCCGTCATCCTTCTTGTCGTTCTCGGCCATGCGGACCGGCTCCTACTTCTTTGCGAACACGATGCGGGGCGGATAGGTGCGGACCGGCAGGATAAACAGCACCACCATCATGAAGACGGTGATCGCGGCCAGCAGCAGGAAGCCGTCGCTCAGGGTCAGCACGGTCGCCTGATGCTCGATGGCCTGGCGAAACTGCTCGAGACTGTCCACGGATCGGGGCCGTCCATTCGGTAGCAGCGGCGGCGGTATATCGTGCCCGTTGCCGTTTCCCTGCAACAGACGGGTGCGATCCTGCCCGGCCTGGTCGGCCAGGCGATCGGAATGCAACGCGCCCCGCCAGCGCTGGATCAGTTCCAGCAGCCAGACGCCGACCGCGGCGCTGATCGCGCGCGGCGTGTTGACCAGGCTCGAGGCGAATGGCCCTTCCTGCGGCACCACGCTGTTGGTCGCCATCATCAGCAGGGGCATCACCACCATGGCCTCGCCCAACGACTGGAAGCCCTGCCAGAGATAGAACTGGTCGCGCTGCCATTCGCTGTTCAGGAACGAACTGCCGATGCAGGCGGCGAGAATGCAGGACAGCCCGATGAAGCTGACGACCCGCGCATCCACCCATTTGACGTTCAGCACCAGGGCCATCAGCGGCAGCAGCACGAGCTGCGACGCGGCGATCTCGGAGGTCAGGAGGTAGGATTGCAGCGGACGATAGCCCTGGACCTCCTGAAGATACCGGCCAGGAAGCGTCGACGCGGAGAGGCTGATGATCAGGAACATGAACAAGGTGAACATGCCGTAGGCGAGATTACGCCGTGCCAGCATCTGCAGCTTGAACAGCGGCAGTTCGTGAAACCACTCGTTGACCAGCAGCAGGGGAATCGAGACCACGCTGATCAGCGCCAGCACGCAAATCGTGTTCGAGTTGAACCAGTCGTAGCGGTCGCCCTGCTCCAGCATCGTGCTGAACGATCCCAGTCCGACCAGGACAAGCAACGCGCCGCGCCAGTCGAACTTCGCGAACCGCTCGTAATGCGGCGGGTCCTGCGGCATCCCGTACCAGACCAGGAGCCCGGCCAGGGCCCCGAGTGGCACCGCCTGGTAGAAGGCGAACTGCCAGCCGAGGCTGCCGTCGCCGCCCTGCATCCAGACCGCCGCGAAGGCGGTGGCGAGATTGGGGAAGAACGTCGCCGTCAGCGCGTATGCGGCAAGGCCGTAGAGCCGGATCGGCGGTGGCAATGCACGCAGCGCGGTGGACATCAGCAGCGGGATGGTCAGGCCCCCGCACAACCCCTGCACGATACGCAGGCCGAACAGCAGCGTCAGGTTCGACGTCGCCGGGATCAGCAAGGTTGAGACACACGTCAGCGTGATCACGAACAGCAGCCAGCGGCGCAACGTCAGTGTCACCGAGAACCAGGGCGACACCGCCATGCCGAAAATCTGCGCGGAGATATAGAGGCTCTCGAACCAGGTGCTCGAATCATGCCCCATGCCGATGGCGCCGCTGATGTCGCCCAGCAGGATGTTGGACACGGCATCGTTCAGCTCGGTTGACAGGGCGGCCACGATGACGCCGGCCAGGGCGACGATGATCTTCTTGTCCAAGACTGCTCCCTCCCCGGCTGGCGCACCCCACTAGCAATCGATACACAGTCCCGCAATCCAGTACACGGCGGAGTGGTGGTAACGATGACGGCCGAGAACCGCGAGGGCGTGCAGGTCATCAGGCGGGCCGCCTCGATCCTGCGCCTGCTTGCCGGCAACCCGGCCGGACTCAGTCTCGGAGCGATCGCCGCGGCGGTCGTCCTGCCGCGCTCGACCGTCCAGCGCATCGTGGACGCACTCCAGGCCGACGATCTGGTGGAGCCGGCCGGACCCGGCGGCGGCACGCGCCTCGGGCCGGCGATCGCTTTTCTCGCCGCGGCCCTCGTCACCGAGCCGCTGATCCTGCTGCGTGAGGAGATGCAGCGACTCCGCGAGGCGACCGGGGAGACGATTGCGCTTACAGCGCTTCAGGATGGCCACCCGACCATCATCGATGCCGCCCCCGGTAGTCAGGAACTGCGCATCGTCCTCACGCTGGGAACCCGGTTGGCCCTCACGACATCGAGTGCCCAGAGCATGCTTGCCGACCCGCCCGGAACCCTGGCATTCGACGAGGAAGGGACGACGACGGGCGTGTCTGCCGTCTCGGCGGCGTTCCGGCAGAAGGGCAGCCGCTACGCCCTGACGGTGATCGGCCCGGCCGATCGTTTCCGCCGGCGACGAGACAGCTGGATCGCCGAGCTCGAGAAGACCCGAGCCCGGCTTGCCGGCAGGTTGGACTAAAGCCGCGTCAGAAGAAGCGGGCGAGCATGTTCTCCAGCTTCTCCTGCTTGCCCGAACGCGGCTGCGGATCGATGTTGCGTGCTTCCGCCTGCGCCGAGATCTGCTCGAGCGACATCGAGCCGTCGAGCATCTGTTTCGCATCCGCGGTCTGCCAGCCGGCATAACGCGTGTCGCGCTGTCCGGCAAAACGTCCATCCTCGACGATCCGGGCTGCCGTCAGGAACGCCCGCGCGCAATGGTCGATGCCGCCGACATGCGCCAGCACCAGATCGTCAGGGTCGATCGACTGGCGACGGATCTTCGCGTCGAAATTGCAGCCGCCCTTGCCGAGGCCGCCGGCCTGGATGACGTAGTACAGCGCCATCGTGGTTTCGTGCAGGTTGATCGGGAACTGGTCGGTGTCCCAGCCCAGCAGCGGGTCGCCGCGGTTGATGTCCAGCGAGCCGAGAATACCCAGTGCGCCGGCGAGTGCGATCTCATGCTCGAAGCTGTGACCGGCGAGCAGCGCGTGGTTGCCTTCGAGGTTGAGCTTGACCTCCTTCTCGAGACCGTAGCGCTTCAGGAAACCGTAGACCGTTGCCGTATCGAAATCGTATTGATGCGCGGTCGGCTCCTTGGGCTTCGGCTCGATCAGGATCTGGCCGGTGAAGCCGATCTTGTGCTTGTAGTCGACCACGAGCGACAGGAAGCGCCCGAGCTGGTCGAGCTCCTGCCCGAGATCGGTGTTCAGCAGCGTCTCGTAGCCTTCGCGACCGCCCCACAACACGTAGTTGTCGCCGCCGAGCGCCTTGGTGGCATCGAGGCAATGCTTCACCGTCGCGGCGCTGTAGGCGAACACATCGGGGTCGGGGTTGGTGGCGGCGCCGGACATGAAGCGCGGATGGCTGAACAGGTTCGCCGTTCCCCAGAGCAGGCGGGTTTTCGACGTCTGCATCTTCTGCCCGAGATAATCCACGATCGTGTGGAAATTACCGAGCGACTCGTTCAGGCTGCCGCCTTCCGGTGCGATATCGCGATCATGGAAGCTGAAAAACGGCACATCGAGAACACGGAACAGGTCGAATGCCGCATCGGCCTTGTCGTGCGCCGCCTGCATCGCATCAGGACGATCCATCCATGGCCGGCGAATGGTCGGGCCGCCGAACGGATCGGAGCCGTTCATCGCAAAGCTGTGCCAGTAGGCGACGGCAAAACGCAGATGATCCTTGAGCGGCTTGCCGAGAACGACGCGCTCGGCATCATACCAGCGATAGGCATGCGGGTTTTCCGAATCGGGCCCTTCGAAACGGACGGTTTCCATCTCGGAAAACAATGTCGCAGTCATGATGATCCTCGGTTTGATTCAGGGGTTGTCGATTTGGTCAGGGGACGTTGTCGCGCAGAAAGATCTGCGCCCGGACCGGCTTGGGAACGAACCGTTCGTCGGCGCGCAGCATCGCCCGCAACGCCATGATGGAGTTCGCTACTTCCTGTTCCTGGTCCTGATGCAGGACCGCGGTGAACGTGCCGGACAGCAGGGCGTCGCGCGCATGCGCCGTCAGTTCGTGCGCAACCACAACCGGCGCGATCTCCGGCTCGACGTCGCGCAAGGCCGCGATGATGCCCCGGTTGCCGGCGCCGGCGCTGTAGAGCCCGACGACGTCCGGGTGCCGCGCCAGTACCGTCCGCAGCAGCCGCTCGGTCGCCCGGCTGTCGTCCTGGCCCTCGATCACCGGCAGCAGCTTCAGGTCGGGGAACTCGCGGCTCAGCACCTGCTCGAAGCCGAGACGGCGCTCGGCATGGTCATGCAGCGTCATCTGACCGACGACGACGCATATCTTCCCGGGTCCCGATCCGTCGCGCGCGGGGCGTGCCATCCGGCCGACCAGCGATCCCGCGACCCGCCCTGCAGCCTTGTTGTCGATACCCAGGAAATAGCCACGTCGCGACGGTGAAACGTCCGACACCAGCGTCACCACCTTGATGCCCTTGGAGACCAGCCTGTCGATCTCGTGCCGCACCGGCGGAGAGTCGAGTGCCACGACGGCCACACCGTCCCACGCATCGTTGTCGAGCGACGCCAGCGCCCTGCACAACGACGCCTCGTCGAACGACACATAGTCGGCAACACGGACCGAAACACGCTGGTCCGCGAACTCGGCACTCGCGGCAAGCACGGTGTCATGCAGGCCGTTCATGAAACTGTTGGTGCCGGGCGCCGGGAGCACGAACAGGTAGCGCTCCAGCCGACGGGTCGCCAGTCCGGCGGCGAAGGCATCGCGTCGGAATCCGAGCTTGTCGACCGCTGCCTGTACTCGCTCGATCGTGACCGGCCGTACGCCCTGGCGGCCGTTCAGAACGCGATCGACCGTCGCCAGACTCACGCCCGCTTCCGCCGCGACTTCGAACACCGTGATCCTGCTCATCTCCACTCCTCAGGCTGCCCACGGTGAATGAGCCGTAAACCGTGTTTTTGAGGCACGCCAATCAGGGTATTCGAGCGGCCCGATCCCGGCAAGAGGTGACAGCAGTCTTGACTTTGTTCGGCGACCGCGCGGCTGAAACTAAAAGCATCATTATTTTGCACCGCAGCAATTCCCGCACCATTCGCCCGCGCTGGCAGCTGCTCTTGCTTTACGTAACGCATTTTGCTTTTGTTGCACCCAATGTCGGCTTTGGGTGCCGCGTGTCGCGGATGCCCTTGTGACCGACCAAAAAACCGGCCTGTCTCCGGGAACGGGGCAAGGTGGGATCCATGGAGGAATTTCTGTGTCGCATCGTGTGGTTTCGACTTCGCCTACCAGCCTGACGCGCAGGCTGCTCGCCGGCGCTGCAACGGCACTCTGCCTTGCCGTCGTGGCACCGACGCTGGCCCATGCCAGCCCGGCTCATCCCAAGATCGGCTTCTCGATCGACGATCTGCGCCTCGAGCGCTGGGGCCACGATCGCGACTATTTCGTCGCCGCCGCGAAAAAGCTCGGCGCCACGGTCAACGTGCAGTCCGCCGACGCCAATGAATCCCGGCAGACCGCTCAGGTCGAGAACCTGATTTCGCGCGGCATGGACGTCATCGTCATCGTGCCGTTCAACGGCAAGGTGCTCGCCAATGCGATTTCCGAAGCCAAGCAGGCCGGCATCAAGGTCATCTCCTATGACCGCCTGATCCTGGACTCCGACATCGACGCCTACATCTCGTTCGACAACGTGCGCGTCGGCCACATGCAGGCCCAGGGCGTGGTCAATGCGGCACCGACCGGCAACTACTACCTGCTCGGCGGCGCACCGACCGACAACAACGCCAAGCTGCTGCGCGAAGGCCAGATGGAAGTGCTGAAGCCGCTGGTCGATAGCGGCAAGATCAAGATCGTCGGCTCGCAATGGGTCAAGGAATGGAGCGCCACCGAGGCCCTCTCCATCACCGAGAACGCCTTGACGGCCAACAACAACAAGATCGACGGTATCGTCGCTTCGAACGACGCACTCGCCGGCGGCGCCATCCAGGCGCTGGCCGCCCAGGGCCTTGCCGGCAAGACCGCCGTCTCCGGTCAGGACGCCGATCTCGCCGCCGCGCAGCGGATCGAGAAAGGCACGCAGACCATGACGGTCTACAAGCCGCTGAAGCTGATCGCCAGCACCGCCGCGCAGATGGCGGTGGATCTCGCGAGGGGCAAGACGCCTGCCTACACCAGCAAGATGAACAACGGCATGAAAGAGGTCAACACGATCCTGCTGACCCCGATCGCGCTGACCAAGTCGAACATCAGCCGCCTTGTTACCGATGGGTACTTTACCCAGGCGCAGATCGACGCGAAGTAGTTCAAGCCTAAACTAATCTGCCGGCCGGACCACCTTGACGGCGGTCCGGCCGTTTCGTCTTAGTAAATTCATCATGCTGCAGGAGACCAGGGTCCATGTCCGAGTATCTGCTCGAGATGCGCGGCATCACCAAGAGCTTCTCAGGCGTCATGGCGCTGGACGGCATCGATCTGCGGGTGCGGGCTGGCGAGTGTGTCGGCTTGTGCGGCGAGAACGGTGCCGGCAAATCCACCATGATGAAGGTTCTGTCCGCCGTCTATCCGTACGGAACCTGGGGCGGCGTGATTACCTGGGAAGGTCGTGAACTGCAGACCGCCTCGATCAAGGAAAGCGAGGCG
Proteins encoded:
- a CDS encoding HlyD family secretion protein, whose product is MAENDKKDDGDAKPEKPTPRWPWFVAGIVVLGFIGIVLAIIFVPNSKVWTNDAYVMVHYASIAPRISGQVSAVSVDDNDMVPAGQALVTLDDRDQQIAVVSAEAALERDRAQLRDALANVQRQPSLIQQRDFNVTGIQARLALAQADRTRYRNLASSGAGTQQNSQQAESTLAQQQAELAGAKASAEAERHQLDVLKANGEAAQATIHSDEAQLEQAKLTLSYTRIPAPLAGMVSQRSAQVGDYVGPGTTLMTLVPLDRVYIIANYRELALKHVLPGQHVRIHVDAYDIILDGVVQGLPPASGAVYSAIPPNNATGNFTKIVQRLPVKILVSPNQPQAHLLRAGLSVETTIETGFADVAGVQAHTDARVTAR
- a CDS encoding efflux transporter outer membrane subunit, coding for MNRIASLLRVSAPASWLLVLASAGCTVGPDFHKPTIASPTAWGGEPATTRSNTYGGAVDTGWWNSFHDPELVSLVDRLARQNLDLAAAAERVQQGRAEREVAVSQGLPHVDYEPQYMRTHQSPKGFISLVTPAPGAPLEYDLFQNTMSASWELDLFGRVRRSVEAAHANTEAAIEARHEIALMAVSDLAQSYMQLRGTQVNRAIAEHNLQLADRNLVLVRSRVANGVSTKLDLANAEAQRATIASTLPAYEASIAASINAIGLALALPPRALEPELRTASVQPTVPPRVPVGLPGDLVRRRPDVREAEARLHQATAETGVAVADFYPDVTLLGSFGPQGLRLADAFSLPARAFSIGPTIDVPLFEGGRLRGTLRLRKSQQREAAINYQKIVLQAWQDVDNALTAYAQAQRQRDETALAAGQNEIALGAAREQFQQGSTDFLNVLSAQNALLQSQSSLAQSDTQIETDLVALYRALGGGWEPIAGAS
- a CDS encoding helicase-related protein gives rise to the protein MTGPPFRPHGPNDTPGRSDPRRDGAFAPRVKAVLGPTNTGKTHLAMERLLAHSSGIIGFPLRLLARENYDRMVAQKGVSRVGLITGEEKIMPPDARWFSCTVEAMPLSFLGDRAGPGAGPGDWSGNDVVTRPEFVAVDEIQLCADPDRGHIFTDRLLNARGLVETMFLGAETIRPLLSRLVPQIEIETRPRLSQLLHVGPVKLTKLPPRSAVVAFSAAEVYAIAELIRRRRGGCAVVMGRLSPRTRNAQVALYQDKEVDYLVATDAIGMGLNMDVNHVGFAGLSKFDGARPRRLTAAEVAQIAGRAGRGMRDGTFGTTGTCPPMQEDVVAAVEAHRFDPLEQLFWRNDQIDLSAPDALLASLQVPPPIRGLASGNEASDLQTLQTLGYDPDIRRLAVGRSATRLLWDACQIPDFRKLGDDSHTRLCARVFTDVMQTGRLSVAWLESLLNGLNRSDGDIDTLMQRLSGVRVCAYIAARKDWLEDAPAWQAKAREIEDLLSDALHEKLTARFVDRRAALLIRSLDEAERSGGTDLLSAVTAQGEVVVEGHSVGHVSGFSLIPDPQAEGPEKRLVLRAARRALREEIPRRVQALSTAPDTSFSLSEDGRLIRWDAAPVGRLRPGTALLRPMVEVLDSEFLDGAQRERVRARLQACLDAMLAQVLAPLFDAERRAADDAELRGVLHRLTEQGGLVPGQAREPMPPAVRARLKPLGVRAGRFALFMPALLKPRPARLRAILIALRAGVPLPVLPQEGRISLARDGAATAPPGFLAKLGWVECGPILLRLDIAEKVAGELGWLTRRRPTALPADMASRLSTRHDLLPQILPTLDVRILAPVMLGEDAFGPPAPTMLAAHGHHVRRVAHAPHASRPPRKARPPVLFGPPRPETARPDAGTLAGNVAVETPSPVPVVRRPRPSAPARAPVPPRPPEPAPRPRPPVNPDSPFAVLAGLKFGR
- a CDS encoding RNA-binding S4 domain-containing protein — its product is MPENEDSRDWQRLDMWLWCARFLKARSDCVRLIEAGLIRINRQPTDKAHARLRPGDVLTLPLPVPMARTGVRVIRVVSLATRRGPAPEARTLYEDIPE
- the fdxA gene encoding ferredoxin FdxA, with protein sequence MTYVVTENCIRCKYMDCVEVCPVDCFYAGENMLVINPDECIDCGVCEPECPAEAIFPDSDDRAGAWAETNTTYAKTWPNITRKGVAPADADEWKDKPDKGPLFSPNPAN